The region CTGCACTGGCAACGATGCGCCACTCGTGAGCGGAGAGTGCGAGTGATGGGGCTGGGCCATCGTCGACGGATCGTAACGCTTCGCACACGGTATCGGGATCGAGGCCGGCGAGCGAATCGGTACACAACGCGTGCACTCGACTCGTGAACCACTCGGCGTGGCGGTCGTGGAGTGTGCGCCCACTGTCACTCGTCGGCGCGAGCATGAGGGCGGAGTGTTCGCCGCTGGCCTCGTTGCGCGTCGTCGAGAGGTGAACCGTTCGATAGCCGTTCGTCCGCCAGAAGGAGAGCAAGTCGGGCGTGGCGCCGAAACCGGTTCCGAGCCAATCGAGCGAGTCGGCGAACTCGTCGTGGATGCACTCGAGGACGTGCGAGCCGAGGCCGTTGGATCTGACGGCGTGGTGTGTCGCGATGCGAACGACGCGGAGCCCCGACGGCGACGCGGCGGCTTCGTCTCGCAATTGGCTCGTGAGCACGTCTGGAAGCATGTTCCCGCGAACGCGACCGCCCTCGTACATCGTCCTCCGCGTTTCTGCAGAGAGGTTCCCTTCGTGAGCGAGCAACGCGACGCTGGCGACGTGTCTCGATCCGGCGGCGTCCGGATCGGTAACGAGCGCACGAGCCTCGAGGTTCGGTGCATCGAGCAGCCTCGCGAGGTCGTCGGGTGTGGTCCGGTAGTGTGCGAGGACGAGGAGTCCGAACGCCTCCCTGAGCAGTCGTTCGTTCCCGTTGGAGTCGTCGCTGGTGTTCGAGACGAGCGCTGACGGCTCGAGGCGACGATACTCGACGGTTTCCGGCCGGGCGTCGTCGACCAGTGACTCGACGGGTGGCCGAGCGTCGAGCAACAATGCGTTGAACGCCCAGACCTCGATTGGATCGCCTCCAGCGTAACGGATCGGCTCGAGAAGCGTCCGTTCGACCACCTCGTGATCGGCGTCTGCGAGTCGGTCTCGAAAACGAACCGAGAAGCCCCTTCCTGCACCCTCGTAGCCGTGAATCGTCGTCGCGAACGCGACTCGGTCGGCAGCGAGAAACGACTCGAGTCTCGAGACGGGCAACGCGGCCGCCTCGTCGACGATGACGGCGTCCCAGGGCTCGAGTCGAGCCGTCGCCTCGGTCGGTTCGAGGTACTGCACTCGCCCTCCGGTACTCGTCTCGAGGCGACGGGGCGTTTCGCCGGTAACTGTCACCCCCGGGAGCGCCTCGTATAGCGCGGTCGCACGCTCGAAGAGTTCGCTCACGTTTCGACTGCGTGGGGCCGTAACGAGGACCGAGTGTCCCGCGGCGGCCATCGCCCCCGCTGCAAGTCCCGCGGCGCTCGACTTTCCTCGTCCCCTGTCGGCTTCGAGAACGACGGCGCGCGGACGCTG is a window of Natronorubrum sediminis DNA encoding:
- the tmcA gene encoding tRNA(Met) cytidine acetyltransferase TmcA, translated to MDATAADLAASLFEEATRTNERRLLVLAGERERGYETLASVLESLPIPITATTLVGPDDRLRCEQLPQSNASELLGTTRDAIVLDAHAGLRPNALGKLVGAVDGGGLLIFLTPSLDEWPTHRGEFAQSLAVPPYSLSDVTSNFTRRLVDTLRTHRGIGIVDLEEERIVDSGLTEPSPKLIDSRRPDRAQPPDGIFPTAVYEACLTADQSDAVATLESIDPRPASSAEEMQTADSTSVSQRPRAVVLEADRGRGKSSAAGLAAGAMAAAGHSVLVTAPRSRNVSELFERATALYEALPGVTVTGETPRRLETSTGGRVQYLEPTEATARLEPWDAVIVDEAAALPVSRLESFLAADRVAFATTIHGYEGAGRGFSVRFRDRLADADHEVVERTLLEPIRYAGGDPIEVWAFNALLLDARPPVESLVDDARPETVEYRRLEPSALVSNTSDDSNGNERLLREAFGLLVLAHYRTTPDDLARLLDAPNLEARALVTDPDAAGSRHVASVALLAHEGNLSAETRRTMYEGGRVRGNMLPDVLTSQLRDEAAASPSGLRVVRIATHHAVRSNGLGSHVLECIHDEFADSLDWLGTGFGATPDLLSFWRTNGYRTVHLSTTRNEASGEHSALMLAPTSDSGRTLHDRHAEWFTSRVHALCTDSLAGLDPDTVCEALRSVDDGPAPSLALSAHEWRIVASAAYGPGLFDVDPGPFRDLIVQYFVENPPNIELTEREERLLVEKGLQARDWEAVTTRLEYHSTGQCKRALGDAIRPLVDHYGTDVAREVRERFRDP